gtgtgtgtgtgtgtgtgtgtgtgtgtgtgtgtgtgtgtgtgtgtgtgtgtgtgtgtgtatgtgtgtgtgtgtgtgtgtgtgtgtgtgtgtgtgtgtgtgtgtgtgtgtgtgtgtgtgtgtgtgtgtgtgtgcatagtcGATTTTTCCTTTGCCAGATGGTTTCCTTAGCACTTATTTTCCACAAACCTGGCCTGATGCATCACTCCGAGCTACAAACAGTCTAATGGCAGCTGGTGGGGATGAACACTTATCATTAATGTAACACaatctctttcacacacacgtacacacacacacacacacacacacacacacacacacacacacacacacacacacacacacacatacgcacacacacgcacacatgcatgcacgaaaataaatccttttatgaGTTGCATCGACCATATTCTGCTCTGACATAGTTGAGAGAGCAGATTATGGGGTCAGACACTACGTGAGAAGTCTGCAGGGTGGAATAGATGGATTTTCTTCAGCTTTTGCTGAATCCAGAGTTTTATCACACTGAGAATTCATCTGTTTGTGGATTATCAGCATGAAAGTGTATAACAATGAACTGCTGAGTAGGATCTTTAGTTTTAATCTGTGGTTCTTTTTAAACTGGACTCATTTATTCTCTTATATTTGGgttataatgaaaatataaaataacaatataTAAAATACTAATGTAGAACTGCACCAGACAACAAAAACTCAGctctgaataaaaataaacactgaaatgtgatatttgtgatatttcatttcattcagacaGTCAGGGGAACATTAGGGATTGTAATTCAAACTGATCCAGCACGCTGTTttgcaaaaatattgattttactTGTAAAAGTTATGAGGAATTTAAGCAGTAGTACTTTAAGTAACAAAAAAAGGATAATTACCTGTCTTCATGTCGCACACATGATGAAGAAAATCTGAAGAAGTGGAAGAAGACCAaacctttattttaaataaatataagctTTAATAGCATTCATAGTCAAGCTACAGTATCTGTTTGTTTCAGTAATTAAAGCAGCAGTTTAGCAAAATTATGAAACATCTAAATCATCCAACATCCAAAACCACATTGACAGCAtctattaaaatgtgtgtgcgtgtgtgtgagtgtgtgtgtatgttttaaaaagaacTGACTGTTGCCTGTTGGCGACTTCtatctagttttttttttttttttaaagaataataaataaactctCAAGCACAAATACCTCAGTCGTGTTGACATTCAGCCTGAGATTTAAGGTTAACCCACagataaaatatgaaacagtTAAATATGTGAAACGAACTCAGCTGTAGACACTACATGTTTGTTACACTCCAACCTGCCATTACGCgcgcatgggtgtgtgtgtgtgtgtgtgtgtgtgtgtgtgtgtgtgtgtgtgtgtgtgtgtgtgtgagagagagagagagagagagagagagagagagagagagagagagagagagagagagagagagagagagagagagagagagagaggcgtgTCCCAGCTGTTATCCACCTCCACGCTGCGTCCCGGCAGCAGCAGAGCCGCCCGTCCGGACCGACGGACGCACCTCTCCTGTCCGGTAAGGCGCGCAGGGCTGAGCTCCGTCAGCcggggagagagagggatgaggcCCCGGCTGGCAGCCCGGACCACCGGAGGAATATGACTTCATGCCAGTTTCACGaagaaacatcatcaacaaagaGAAACGGCAATCAACGCGCACTGAGAATGGACATGGACACACACCGACGGGGGCGCAGAGGATTTACTGGATGAACGTTTTGCTTAAGTTTCTTTAAACTATTATATGATTAAGTTCAAATCTAACCAACTAGTTCCACTCTTCTTATTGTTTTGTTgccacaaacataaaaaagaacTTTCCAGAGTTGTGATGGAGGCGGAGGAGGGGAAGATCTCCGTGTGGGTCTGCCGGGAGGAGAAGCTGGTTTCGGGGCTGACGAAGAGAACCACCTGCGCCGATGTCGTCAGAGTCCTGCTGGAGGACCAGAACCTGCAGCAGGGCGCCTCGGCTGCGATGCTGTCCGGATCCCCGCAGTCCTACTGCGTGGTGGAGAAATGGAGAGGGTTCGAGAGGATTTTACCGAACAAGACCAAAATCCTGCGGCTGTGGAGCGCCTGGGGGGACGAGCAAGAAAACGTCCGCTTCGTCCTGGTCAAGAACGAGGCTTCTCTGCCCAACAACGGGCCCCGCAGCGCCGAGGCGCGGGTCGTCCAGAGCCGGGAGAGCGGCCAGAGTCCGGGCGTTGTGCTCAAGGGCACCGCGAAAACGTGCTGGACAACCGCGAACGCTGCTGCAAACCTGTCCCAGGAGAAACAGAGGCGCATAGTCAGGAAGGCTTTCAGGAAGTTGGACAAgatgaacagaaagaaagaacaggCTATTTCTAGAGATAAGAGCTCTGTGGAGAAGATGGAAACCCTGGTTCACATGGTGATCTCCCAGGACCACACCATCCGCCAGCAGGTCCAGAGGATCAAGGAGCTGGACCGGGAGATCGAACGGTACGAGGCCAAAGTGCACTTTGATCGCATAAAACGTCACGGGGTAAACTATGTGCAGGACACATACATGGTGGATGCCTCCTCCGAGGCCATCAGTTCTTCAGACTGTAAGCGGCAGGACGCCCTGTGCTCAGCGGAAACCCTGGAGCAGTTCGAAGAGTACGCGCACCGCTGCGAGGAGATGGTGCGACTTCAAGAGGAGCTGACGGAACGCGAGGCGCTGGTGGAGAGCATCACCGGGGAGATCCAGGAGGAGCTCAACCGGAGGTGGATGAAACGCCGgcgggaggagagaggagcagaggcgTCAAAGGACGTGTACAGCGTGGCGGCTGAGATGGAACTGGGCGCGTCTGCCCCCCCAGGGATGGATCCAGATGTGGAAAGTTTGTCCGAGAACGAGCTGgcactggaggaggagaggatcaAAACGCAGCTGGACACCAGTCTGTACATCGGTCTGCGGCTGAAGACAGACCTGGATGCCATCAGGGGGGACTTGGACCTGAGTCTGGCACTCTGGGAGACCAAGGAAGGTGAACTTCTGGAGCTACTGGCTAAAGTTGAGACCATGGAGATAGAGCAGAATGACAAACTGATGGTGGTTGATGATGGTAAAGGAGAGCTGGCAGCTGGGAGCTCTGAGGCTGAGCCAGCCTTAGCAGAGAAGAGCGGTGGCTGGGTGGAGCAGGCCAGAGGTCTGTCCAAGGCCTGTAGAGCAAACGACGAGGACTCGGACACGGGACTGAGCTCCATGCACAGCCAGGACTCTGacaacacacctgtgtgtgagtCACTGGTTTAAAAACACGTCGGACTTTTATGCAACTTAAAGCCACAACCTCAGGGGAAAGAGAATCAGTGTTGGTAATACTGGGACATGGTCTGGCCTACCCAAAATGCACCTCGTTTTGGACAATGTAATTCTATAGCAATAATTTCTATATGTAGTTGCACAATAAGCTAGTAAAGACAGCCTGCTTGAGGAGGGTTGATAACTCATGCTCCTCCTTCGCTGATCTTTGACTTCATGTTGGGAGTTTTAATCGAAGAAATAACCTAGACTAGTATTACGGTAAAAGACTTCTATTCTGCAGTCTTCAGTCAGAAACTAAACCGAAGTATACTTGATCATGGGTTTACAAAGAGTTAACTCAGCTTGTGTTTGTCAGGAAACGCTGACCTTTAGCTGGAGTGACTTGGAAGTCAGGCTGAGTGTTAGTTTATTCTAAAGGTCATCATCAGGCGCACCTTCATGCCCAGTTCAGAGACAGCTACACGTGTGCAGTGAAACCCAGTGGGAACATTGAGACACTGATCCTGTCCTGTCTGGTGAGTAGAGCAGATCACTAGATACGATCCTCAGTGTCTCTGAAGGATGAGAAGACTTATTTAACAATAACTAGCAGCAGCGTTACCCTCATACTGCTCCTACTGGTTGACTTTGATAAGTTGGatttaaacatgaaaatttGATTCCTGTTATTTGTCTCTGCATCTCTATTGTGATGTTTCATTGTTTAAAAACTGATCCTCAACCTGTTTGGCTTCTCAGAATAAAGACAATCCCTCATCACGTGCCACATGGATCATGGGCTGTGAGCATTTCAATCAAGCACATAGTGATTTCTTTAAACACTTCAGAGGGTTATATTTTTAGAAGTGAAGAAGCCTCAAGATGACAAATTTTCACTTGTTCTTCCACATCTTGTGATTCCTCAAATTCATATTTTGACTTTGTATGTGATCCAAAACTTGGATGAACTTGTTTGAAGCAGGAAATAAGTTGATTCAGTGAGGGCTGTTCCTGGTGACGTAACTGTTCAGAACCAAAGCAAtgacaagtattttttttaactcagaTTACACGAAAACAGTTCAGTTCAATCAAACCTAAAACAAGTTGAATTTCTTAGTTCTATAACCATAATTGCATATGTATGGCTTTACATccggtatttttttaaaaattacatataCAGCAAATTGCACAAAATCATGGTTAATAACCCCTAAATATGtgcctgattttattttcaagatCAAAATATTAATTCTTGagaaactgaaacaaaaatgctTGTTCAAGCAGATACATAAGTGAGAAAATGGACgtttaaataacaaaacaaaaaaaaagacaaaaaaattgagGCAGAAGCAATCCCTGAAGGTATAGATGATCTTCTTGGCTCCTCAGATGCAGTTTATCTTTAAAAGCAACTAATTtcactataataataatgagctgACAGGAAAACGTTCACGTTTTATTCAAGGATCTTTCTCCTTTGAAACTATAGATAAAAATGTCTACatatatgaataaaacaacaacaacaaaaacaacacatataaACGTGAGCCTCCGTGTTAAATATCTACTGGTTCAGATCATAAACTATTTGTCTAAATTACTTATTTTTCCAGGTTTTTGCCATCCCATCACCTTGACTATACGTTTCTTTATATTTCTACTGTAACAAATACGGTGCACCCCTGAGTCTTGCCTGGCCTGTACATTTAAGCTCATATGTGAGTAAAAACACCTGTAAGATCAGATGCTGAGATGCCTTTGGGAGAAATGACCCCATTGAGTATTCCCACTGTCCCTGGATCTGTGAGCGCTGACATCAGGGGGAATTATTTTAAGCCTCTGTCAACTTTCCCTCCTGGAAATAGTTGCTGCAGAGCAGTGTTAGCTGTGTTTCCTGGAACGTCCTCCAGGAACTGCATCGATAATAAAGAACAGACGGACCACAATGCACTATTTTGAGCTCATTTCACACCTAATCGCTCTGCATACGTGTTGGGCTGTCGTGATGTCATGTGTCGACTTTGCTGTAAAATGTTAAGATTTCTTGTAACGACTAAAAAGACTGATACTGCTCTTACCTTCTCTCTAGATCTACAACCCTGAGCCTCCGATAAGAGACACTGTGGTTTGTCGTCATGGCAGCACATGATCATACGTAACTGTTAGTgttgaaataaacagaaaaccTATTGGCCTTGTGTGGCTTTATTCTTTGTGAGTGACATATCtgagatgaacaaaaaaaaaaaaaaaaagttcccctCATCTTCCATCAATGATAGCTTATATTGCATTTGGGGGGTTTTGGATACAAGGACATTTCTCTTACCTCCAGGCTGAAAAGTTTTGATCCTGAAAGTTtgattttat
This region of Antennarius striatus isolate MH-2024 chromosome 4, ASM4005453v1, whole genome shotgun sequence genomic DNA includes:
- the LOC137593915 gene encoding ras association domain-containing protein 10-like: MIKFKSNQLVPLFLLFCCHKHKKELSRVVMEAEEGKISVWVCREEKLVSGLTKRTTCADVVRVLLEDQNLQQGASAAMLSGSPQSYCVVEKWRGFERILPNKTKILRLWSAWGDEQENVRFVLVKNEASLPNNGPRSAEARVVQSRESGQSPGVVLKGTAKTCWTTANAAANLSQEKQRRIVRKAFRKLDKMNRKKEQAISRDKSSVEKMETLVHMVISQDHTIRQQVQRIKELDREIERYEAKVHFDRIKRHGVNYVQDTYMVDASSEAISSSDCKRQDALCSAETLEQFEEYAHRCEEMVRLQEELTEREALVESITGEIQEELNRRWMKRRREERGAEASKDVYSVAAEMELGASAPPGMDPDVESLSENELALEEERIKTQLDTSLYIGLRLKTDLDAIRGDLDLSLALWETKEGELLELLAKVETMEIEQNDKLMVVDDGKGELAAGSSEAEPALAEKSGGWVEQARGLSKACRANDEDSDTGLSSMHSQDSDNTPVCESLV